The stretch of DNA CCCACAGATGAGTCTTGGAAACTAGTTTTTTACTTTTTGAGTCATTGCTCATTTGCCGTTTTCTACAACGTGACACCTTTCCTCGCGCCCTTTTCTTTCTCTGCTCCCGATAAATAATTGATTCATTATCCTCGCTAACGCTGTCCTTTCTCCCTTTTGCTTTATCTCTCCTCCCATTAACATCGCTCCTTTCACTTCTGCCCCCTTTTTGTGTCACTGCTCTTTCCGTCTTTGGCTTGAACTCTCTAATTGCCCAGTAATGGATCGTTACACTTTACGTTTTGATAGCAGCAAAGTTTTCGACTAATTACTATTTTTACTGGaacattttcagtcatttttccATCAGATCATTTCAGTGCAATCAAATTATCGGCTCAGTGATGAGAATATAGAGATTTGGGTTTATTTAGCTTTGTGGTTTTGGATTTTCTTTGACAGTGCCTGCCGTACTCGCTGCTCCTGCAGCAGCTGGAGCTAAAGAACGTGCGGGAACTGGAGGACCTGTTGATCGAGGCCGTTTACTGTGACATCATCCAGGGAAAGCTGGATCAGAGGAACCAGCAGGTGGAAGTAGACTGCAGCGTAGGTCGTGACCTCGGTCCCAATGAGCTCCCAAACATAATCAACACTCTGCAGGAGTGGTCAGTATATAGATGCATCTATGTTTACGTGCACACTCGGTCTCCTAACTCCCAGTCTGCTTCCGGCTCTCAGGTGTTCAGGGTGTGAGGCGGTCCTGTGTGGCATCGAGGAGCAGGTCTCCAGGGCAAACCAATACAGAGAGAATCAGCTGAAGGTCAAAGTTCAAGTGGAAACAGAGGTTGGTTCCATATCCCTtcagcttaaagggactttacggagttttgaatttttatgctcgcgattgccccctcaggccaaaagcgtaaaggCAGCTtcgatagtaggctcgtgcacgaggcgcgcatgctgtacgtgcacactccttaacgaaaataacagctgagacagtcctgtgtgtgtgtggcccggaggacaggagaacgcgcagctaattcaataatttggttctgtacctttctcttcagcacagccgacaaagatgggtcagtcctcctgcatgctcagatcattcccttcccttgctagaAATATTGTTCCCAAATGAAAGttgaactagggctgggcgatatgacgattttagaccgttttacgatctacacatctgacggtctgtcatttttgagagaccgttttatcacgattcacagctctgctgttgaatttctgcctctgaatgaaaagggaacttacctcaggcgaatgacacgcctttgtttgacccttaaccaatcagagtgagtaatatattagtgccccgcttgttttcatttgtgtgtgaacaaacatggctttgccgcggctgagcgacaacgaggttttcgttccgaagaggaacgcagggtttccttagcgcgcggcgctaacaacttagcgacgtgacatgtctcggagaaagcttaaaaacacgttggacgcttcttctgaagcaggaaaataacaccgcttcttaagcagagcacgacgtcgcctcggctcgtccaccctctgccgagccggtgtcggtaccggactgagcttggtcactgggtcgttggagctgcgccgtgactgcctgatggaaaaccagcgggtttcatcagactcgtagtttcttgtttttgttggggaccccctgtattttaccgctccctcctgcagtcttcccctattaacatttaaaatgattctgtaaatccgtgtatcaatagaaacaatctctgccagctgcagtaaatgtagtttccaaataataagacgtGCATTCAtccgtgtatctcctttgatccgcattagtgatgttttcagcaccagaacagtgaagcaaagaaagaatcctgagtttgttagtaattttatttattaggtgcatctaacctgttctatttttctctgaaatgagatcaaatcagtgcttctatgggttgtctccaatctgcactggaaatttttactttatttagacttgttgcagaaaatattcagaatgcgcagttttttgctaccacaagcgatctctggtccagccgcacatcagagccgtatttgagcttaactatccactacatgagcaactgggagctacatagtattttgaacaagttaatgtttgcacaatacgtttgcaattgacatgtttgcactttaaatatgtttacgattttaatttatgttaagttactagaaaaatgagaaaaacagatttttgtaattgtttctctcagggcttttatcatctctggtgtgagtttaaaatataagtgtgttagcactgtgctgattatccctaatatgaataaatgtttatttattcaatgtttctcttctttaatacgcaattgaagttatgctattcatggataaaaaatcgtgataaaatcgaaatcgtgataaaatattggaaaaatcgtgatattctatttttgccatatcgcccagccctaagttgaacccacatctattttatctgtgaattcaatgtcgttcggcgagtctcaaataaaaatttgggcatttattactgtaaaaaaatataccattaatgtaaaaaaagaaactctaaataaactatgtcccCACCAAGAATTGAACCCGGCTctcctgcatgggagtcagacatcttactatggGAGCTAAACTCTGTTAGCATTCATGgtttctgtaacttttatatccttgatgacagctgaaacaacgtcaaaccaaagaacggttcgaagcgaaaatggctattttgttgttaatttgcaggaaatatctagaagaaagttctacagaaagtagctaagggtcctcagaaatgtagctaggttcatcactaggcgttaggaacagcgacaaagtggcactgcctcactctctgctgctaaagctactgatagcaaacgctacgggcgatgcctgagcgtgaatgcgcatgaagcagcctgctcgacccgagcatctctctttttctgggattttacagaaaaacaggcaatcacagtaaaaatgccagggctcattctacaggaccagggcattgcaggagaatgtatgaagaagacatttattatttctatacatgttttggctctcAAGCTTCCTTATCGTCCCTTTAAAGTCTGATTTCCTTTTATCAGGAAAGATTCAGAGCCTGAATGTCTCTTTCTTCTCAGCATTGTTGTATTTTGTATTGCTCCTGGCTGCCTGTGGTATTTTACTTTCCTCCATCTGCTGGTTTTGGTCGTCTCCTCTGGTCGCTCTGGCTTGAAGGTTTTCTTTTCCAGCATCAATGATGAAAGCGCGTCCATCTGTAATTAAGCAGAATTGGAGTCTttatcataaaaaataaaacgaccTTTTTAATACATCTTGTCTTCATTGTGTTGGTGTGAGCTCAACGTTAAATTGGATGATTTGTTTTAATTTTCTAATGCCAACGCTTCAGGCAGCTGCtgtcagtctcacacacacacacacacacacacacacacacacacacacacacacacacacacacacacacagtgctctgtTATCAGCATTCGTTCCAGATTTAACAGTAAATTCCTAGCTGACGTTTGATTGTTCCAGCTCTCTTGCGTCGTATAAATCCATCCAGACATGACTTGTATTCAGACCGATTTCAGCCGGGACAGAAGGTGGACTGTGTGAAGTCTGTGTGCAGAAACACGTGGAACAGGTTaaagcagttttttttaaacaagtctTAAATGTGGATCTCAGCACTAATGACCTCCTAATGGATGGTTTGTTTTATGATAAATTAGAGCAGTCAGATCAGCCTGAATCTATGATGATTAGAGCAGAAATGTCTCTTTATTCAGGCTCATGCGTGAGTCTGTCACCAGAGTTTCCTGTTTCTGTTTGCTGAGCTCTTTGCTCATGTTTTAGTTGCAAGAGTTGGGTTTTCTTTTGTTTCTGAGGAAAAGGGCAAAGCAGAGATCTCCTTAATCCTGATTTGAGCTGGCTGTGTTCCTTTTGGCCGCAGAATAAAAACGGCGGATGTAGCTTCTCGTCGTGGTCGTATCGCTGAGTTATAGAATTTTTATTGTGAAGCGGATTAAACTGAGTTTGTTTTTCCTGTTGCTCTCTTTCTGATGAGTATAAAAATCCCAAGTGTGCCTTAAAGCCACACTTTGCAACTTGttcatatttttttaatcatCTTGAGCcgttatgtgctaaaatgaccctttacagcagggcttttcaattctgggcctggagggccggtatccggcacgtttagttttaaccctgcttcaacacacctgattgctatcagcaagtgattaacaggctactgcagagcctgatgagctgctgcacatgaatagtgtgttggaccagagaaacatcTAAACCATGCTGCATACCGGCCCTCGAGACCCGGAATTGAATAGCTCTGCTTTACAGGGTTATTGAAAGGcttcccagcccctatcgccccctgtggtcagaatattcCACTCGCAACTTCAGgctggcgggccgctctgttgggacttacctggcgctgcagtctgcttccagcatgtttcctgcatgttttagatcatgaacacagctgatatgttcactttagtgatgaaccgctcctgtagacactaatgaagtctggggagacatttcagctcttagatgaaggtgttaaaaacacaaacacacggcGAGGAGattggttttggttctacaaatggacactagggggtcctatctagggatgcaccgataccgatactggtattggtatcggtaccggtatcggtaaaagttgacCGATactaggaaccgataccaatgcagttgcttgaaaatggcttcactgtaacttgtcacctaatattttagttatgtgatgatttccattcatttattttactttctatctacctcacagtcttttcctgttgaaagcagagaagaaaataaaatctgtattccaaatcattgaattttttgtgtggtggaagtatcagtattggtaatcggtatcggtgaataatcagatccaagtatcggcatcgtatcggtttggaaaaaagtggtatcgttgcatcccttgtCCTGTTTCCCTTCACCGTATCATCTTCTGCATTATAGCATCGTTAGCATTTCACCCTGACTTTAATACCGGGTAACGATCTAATTTAACATCTTTGGAGTCTTGCTCCATTTGACACAACTTGATGGCGGCTTTATGGTTCAGTTGAGGTCGTAATAATCAATAATTTGAACAAAACCGTTGAATGTTTGCTGTATAGAAGCAGCCATTTGCATACTCCTGAATCCAGCAGTTGAGTCTGTCGAGCGTTTATGAGCTGCTGCGATGAAGGTGGGCTTAGTTTGCAGTTATCCACCTAAACGGCCTGGTTTTAGTTCTCATCTGTATGCGGTGCTGTTGCATATCCGGGGTTTTATTGCCCTGGTACTCGACATGAGCTCATGTAgtactttttcatttttattatgcTGCATCACTTTCTGTTTTGATGCTTGTTGTTTTACATCGttgtgttcagcgctttgggctgccGTGATTGGCAGCGggaaggtgctctataaataaatgaCTGAATGACTCTCAGGACAGATGTGGCCGTGCAGAATAGTTTTACCGATCTGTCGGCGGTTTGATTGTTGTTGGAAAAGTCAGTTCAAAAATTTTAATGtcctttttgtttgtgtttgtacaCACCAGGTCTCAAACctgcagaaaacattaaaggccaGCGCCGCATCTCCGTCTTCAGGCCCCGCCCCTGCCGGAGCAGCGTCCAATCAGGATGCAGATCAGCCCGCTGAACCACGAGACCCCGCTTCTTCTCAGGAACCACGGCAGCCCGGCAAAAAGGCTTCAAAGGTGAAAGGGTGAGTTCTGCTCCATCCGTCGGCTTCGTTCTCTGTTAAAACCGAACAATTACCCGATTTTATGTCcgtccgtcccccccccccccccccccccccccccccacacacacacacacacacacacacacacacacaacgctgGCGCCGGTTGAAATTAAGTCTGTGTTAATTTTTTCCCCCCTGAACAAATGTTCGTTACAAACAAGCGGAAGAATCTGAACGGAACGCTTCAGACGGAGGCTTTTATTTCTATTGAATACATTTTGTTGGCATTTCTCCCTTTtgctctgtgaagcactttgagagtTTTGGAAGTGACTTTGTAAAAATGAATCTCCCTTTCTGAAGTTATACCCacagcaaaataaaaataaagcctgTTTCAGACTCTAAATTAAAGCCATTAGTCCGGTGTTTCTGTAGAGAGCAGAAGGTAACACCCAGGAGACGAGGCTGCTTTCATTTCTGCAATAAACGGTAAAAAGCCAGctccttaagtgtgtgtgtgtgtttgtgtgtgtgcgtgcgtgcgtgtgtgtgtgtgtgtgtgtgtgtgtgtgtgtgtgtgtgtgtgtgtgtgtgcgcgtgtgcacgtgcatgtgtgtgtgcgcgcgcgcgtgtgtgtgtgtgtgcgcgcgcgtgtgtgtgcgtgcatttgtTTGTGCGTGCGcacacgtgtgcatgtgtgtgcatgtgtgtttgtgtgtgtgcgtgcgtgcgtgtgtgcgcgcacgtgtgtgtgcgtgcgtgcgtgtatgtgtgtgtgtgcatttgtttgtgcgtgtgtgcacgtgcatgtgtgtgtgtttgtgtgtgtgcgcgcgtgtgtgtgtgtgtgcgcgcgcgcgtgtgtgtgcgtgcgtgtgtgtgtgtgcgtgcatgtgtgtgtgtgtgtgtgtgtgtgtgtgtgtgtgaagcagttTCATTATAAGCCACACGGCAGTATTTTGCAGCAGTACTAGAACCCGGCTCAGTAAACATCTCCTCCCGCTTCGTTTTCATCCGGTCCTTTTTCCCAATGGCTAATTCCACATCTGTCCTAAATTGTAAAATGTCACTGGgtacccccccccctcctcctcctcctccccgcaGTGAGGATGTCTCACATGTTTGCTGTTTATGTTTTTCCTCCGAACTGAAAGCAGTGATTATTTTTCTGGCTGCCTGTCACCGTTTGAGGCGTTCAGCTCTGTAATTTCCATCATCCAGCGTCTGCTCTCCTTTCAAATGAAGATCCACTCCATGTTTTCACATCCAAATTAATGATAGCTTAACCTCAatcctcaaaataagttttgacacAATTCCCGTCTTGATCATGCAAAAGCTATaattagaatttatttttttgcaggagTAGGAAAATCTTCTCGAATCACTTGCAGCCTAACACCTTTGCACCCAGGTTGCGTCAGTAATTTGAgtgggtttatttatttatatatttatttatttaaataaagcccccccccccccccaggagaaCATGTGAGCGCAGCGTTATTGAAAGTCTCAGATGAAGCACAAACTCAGTGTTTTTATTGGCTGTGTCCCTGACAGGCTGCGCGGCAGCGGGAAGATCTGGTCCAAGTCCAACTGAGGACAAAAGATTAGGACTGGAGGACAGCAGCATGGGACGCTCTCTGATTAACGGACACATTGGTGGACAGACACTTTAAAACAATGTGACCACTAAAGGATCACCCTCCTCACTCACACTTCTGCTGTTCAGCCACAGAGCTTCACGGGGACTTTTAATCGCCAGATCTAACCGTTacggatccacacacacacacacacacacacacacacacacacacacacacacacctggccgGTGGATAGATCAGGTGTGACTCTCACTCTCACAGGCAGGCTGTGGGTGTAATTACACACAGGACACCGTCGTCTGCAGCAGGAGTCGGCTGCCTTCAaccagaagcaggatcagtgTGTTTGAACTAAATGTTTGTGTGTATCGCTGTTCTTTTGGTTCACAGTCATTCTCCCTCGCTTtgttttatttctctctctctctctgatgagTTGTATAAaatcagaatctgacatgatGGACAAATAAAAGAAGCCCTGTACTTATCTCGACTGCCTGATTAATGTCGCTGCTGCTTCTTTTATTAAACGCACTTCTCAGGAGAGCGCACGACTAAATGTTAACCCGCAGAAGGGGTCCACCCGTTTGGAGGTCAAGTCATTAATTAGGGCGTGTCCCCAAAGAGATTATTGTATTATGGAGAGcacgactacacacacacacacacacacacacagatgccatACAGCTACAGCAGACGCTCTGCTGCACTCACAGCTTCCATTAGAATGTCAGAATTGCCCGCCACTTTTCCGTGGGC from Nothobranchius furzeri strain GRZ-AD chromosome 5, NfurGRZ-RIMD1, whole genome shotgun sequence encodes:
- the cops7a gene encoding COP9 signalosome complex subunit 7a: MEVEQLLSLSGSALAQAVSSLLETPGLYVFSDILELPNVRELENGPHAPVYQLLNLFAYGTYCDYKERAASLPELTPAQRNKLRHLSIISLASNLKCLPYSLLLQQLELKNVRELEDLLIEAVYCDIIQGKLDQRNQQVEVDCSVGRDLGPNELPNIINTLQEWCSGCEAVLCGIEEQVSRANQYRENQLKVKVQVETEVSNLQKTLKASAASPSSGPAPAGAASNQDADQPAEPRDPASSQEPRQPGKKASKVKGLRGSGKIWSKSN